A single Methanospirillum lacunae DNA region contains:
- a CDS encoding acetate--CoA ligase family protein has translation MAEWMLSESEGYDLLNKYGIPTPKYRIVTRAEDAGEAAEAIGFPVVMKIISPQIIHKSDAGGVIVGVGTKEAAQSAFNQIVSGARAYNPQAEITGVIVENQAFPGLELIIGGKTDPTFGKVITFGVGGTLVELMKDVTLRILPIDEQEIREMVKEINSYPLITGYRGSKPKDEEVLIQIIKNICKMFQDQTELREFDVNPIRLYDSGACAVDARVIMDDNIQLLESDTRMEVPIDYFKPKSVAVIGASDEKSKMGYAVMHNLLHFPGKVYPINNKRDSIQGLQAFPSILDVPEETVDLAVITVPARHVPGVMEECGKKGVKIAVVITAGFKEMSEEGHMLEDRIVQIAHKYGTRIVGPNCLGLIIPPIGLDTTYVAQSPNPGNIAFISQSGAIVNTVVDFSLTKDIGFSMVVSVGNQADLNFFDYLRAAAADPSTDVIITYIEQIKNGKAFMEVVSEVTRHKPVVALKAGSSARGQAAAASHTGSLSGSYDVYMEAFRKSGVLVVHTLTGAFHAAEMLSHPKRYPKGRRAIVVTNAGGFAVLSSDYAERYGIKLIDLPDYLIKEMNEFLPEFWNKGNPIDLLGDASEERFRKTFEVLAKNDALWDMCFIVGFPNNILSSEQMANQILKFSSSTDKRLIPTLLGGESMNRGRKILHAHNIPSFEELDFTYRVVGRLLWQMYRVKAQGLY, from the coding sequence ATGGCAGAATGGATGCTCAGTGAGTCTGAGGGGTACGATCTCCTCAACAAGTATGGAATTCCGACCCCCAAGTACAGGATAGTCACCCGTGCCGAGGATGCTGGAGAGGCTGCAGAGGCCATCGGCTTTCCGGTAGTAATGAAGATCATCTCACCACAGATCATTCACAAGAGTGATGCAGGTGGCGTTATCGTCGGAGTCGGTACCAAGGAAGCAGCCCAGTCGGCCTTTAACCAGATCGTTTCAGGTGCCAGGGCATATAATCCCCAGGCAGAGATCACCGGTGTAATCGTTGAGAACCAGGCTTTTCCGGGTCTTGAACTAATCATCGGAGGAAAAACTGATCCGACGTTTGGGAAAGTTATCACCTTTGGTGTCGGTGGAACCCTTGTCGAACTGATGAAGGATGTAACACTGCGGATTCTTCCTATTGATGAGCAGGAAATTCGGGAGATGGTCAAGGAGATCAACTCATATCCGCTCATCACCGGATACCGTGGCTCCAAACCAAAAGACGAAGAGGTTCTCATCCAGATCATCAAGAACATCTGCAAGATGTTCCAGGATCAGACAGAACTCCGTGAGTTTGATGTCAACCCGATACGACTTTACGATTCTGGTGCCTGTGCAGTTGATGCCCGTGTTATCATGGACGATAACATCCAACTGCTTGAAAGTGATACCAGGATGGAGGTCCCGATAGATTACTTTAAACCAAAATCCGTAGCGGTCATCGGTGCATCTGATGAGAAGAGCAAGATGGGGTACGCAGTTATGCACAACCTCCTGCACTTCCCGGGAAAAGTCTATCCAATCAACAACAAACGTGATTCAATCCAGGGACTCCAGGCATTTCCGTCTATCCTTGATGTGCCGGAAGAAACAGTAGATCTTGCGGTTATCACTGTTCCTGCCAGGCACGTTCCAGGAGTTATGGAAGAGTGCGGTAAGAAAGGCGTGAAGATCGCTGTTGTGATCACGGCCGGTTTCAAGGAGATGAGCGAAGAAGGTCATATGCTTGAGGACCGGATTGTCCAGATCGCCCACAAGTATGGGACCAGGATCGTTGGTCCAAACTGTCTCGGTTTGATCATCCCGCCAATCGGACTTGATACAACCTACGTAGCTCAGTCACCAAACCCGGGTAATATTGCATTCATCTCTCAGAGTGGTGCAATTGTCAACACAGTGGTTGACTTCTCACTGACCAAGGATATCGGCTTTTCGATGGTAGTTTCTGTCGGAAACCAGGCAGACCTGAACTTCTTTGATTATCTTCGGGCTGCTGCAGCAGATCCAAGTACAGACGTTATCATCACCTACATAGAGCAGATCAAAAACGGCAAGGCCTTCATGGAGGTCGTCAGTGAAGTCACCAGGCATAAACCGGTCGTTGCCCTGAAGGCAGGATCATCTGCACGTGGCCAGGCAGCAGCTGCCTCACACACCGGCTCGCTCTCCGGTTCATATGATGTGTACATGGAAGCATTCAGAAAATCCGGAGTGCTGGTCGTGCACACCCTTACCGGTGCATTCCATGCAGCAGAGATGCTGTCACATCCAAAACGGTATCCAAAAGGCCGCAGAGCAATTGTGGTCACTAATGCCGGAGGATTCGCAGTGCTCTCCTCGGATTACGCCGAAAGGTATGGAATCAAACTCATTGATCTTCCAGACTACCTGATCAAAGAGATGAATGAGTTCCTCCCAGAATTCTGGAATAAGGGCAACCCAATCGACCTGCTTGGTGATGCAAGTGAGGAACGGTTCAGGAAGACCTTTGAGGTTCTGGCAAAGAATGATGCACTCTGGGATATGTGTTTCATCGTAGGATTCCCAAACAACATCTTAAGTTCAGAGCAGATGGCAAACCAGATTCTGAAATTCTCAAGTTCTACAGACAAAAGACTCATTCCCACATTACTTGGTGGTGAGTCGATGAACAGAGGACGTAAGATTCTTCATGCTCACAACATCCCGAGTTTTGAAGAACTTGATTTCACCTACCGGGTTGTCGGCAGACTTCTCTGGCAGATGTATCGTGTCAAGGCACAGGGTCTTTACTAA
- the acs gene encoding acetate--CoA ligase — protein MSGNIYYPDSSYKETAKIHNYSDKYQEFTKDPDAFWRRIASDLLWFEPWDQVRVWDHPFARWFTNAKLNITYNCLERHLNNDRRNKVAICWVGENNRERILTYYQLHKDVMRFANGLKSLGVTKGDRVCIYMPAIPEMVVAMLACARIGAVHTVVFAGYGAKALNERITGSQSKVVITADSTVRRGGSIPLKPIVEEAIINAPMVEKVVVLRTQEPKVGLLDDLEIDFEDLMSSVPRQCPPEPVGSEDPLFILYTSGTTGAPKGIVHAAGGYMVGAYYTTKYVLTLQENDLYWCTADPGWITGHTYGTYGPLLVGGTIFMTEYTPDYPDPGVWWRLIEEYGVSIFYTAPTAIRMFMKVGSEIPDKSDLSSLRILGSVGEPLNPEAFEWFYHNIGKDHCPILDTWWQTETGMHMITTMVGEPMKPGFAGKPIPGIVADVVNDEGDPVPSGTTGFLAIKEPWPSMMQMVHQNEERYRGYWNFGKYHYYSTNDLAVKDDDGYIMLLGRSDDIIIVAGHNVGTAEIESALVSHQSVAEAAAIGKPDDLKGNLIKAFVILRNGVIPTPKLIHDLKYHVRMMLGPISVPAELEFVETLPKTRSGKIMRRVLKAREMGMDPGDVSTLEE, from the coding sequence ATGTCGGGAAATATTTACTACCCGGATTCCTCCTACAAGGAGACGGCAAAGATCCATAATTACTCTGATAAATACCAGGAGTTCACGAAAGATCCTGATGCATTCTGGAGAAGGATCGCATCAGATCTCCTCTGGTTTGAGCCCTGGGATCAGGTGCGGGTCTGGGATCACCCGTTTGCCCGCTGGTTTACCAATGCAAAACTCAATATAACATATAATTGTCTTGAACGTCACCTGAACAATGATCGTCGCAATAAGGTAGCCATCTGCTGGGTTGGTGAAAATAACAGGGAACGTATCCTGACGTATTACCAACTTCACAAAGATGTGATGAGGTTTGCAAACGGGCTTAAATCTCTTGGAGTTACCAAGGGAGACCGGGTCTGTATTTACATGCCTGCAATTCCTGAAATGGTTGTAGCAATGCTTGCCTGTGCCAGGATTGGAGCAGTCCACACCGTGGTGTTCGCAGGTTATGGGGCAAAGGCACTCAATGAACGCATCACCGGTTCTCAGTCAAAGGTGGTCATCACAGCCGACTCAACAGTGCGACGCGGTGGAAGTATCCCGCTCAAACCTATTGTTGAAGAAGCAATCATCAATGCCCCAATGGTTGAGAAGGTTGTGGTCCTGCGGACACAGGAACCAAAAGTCGGACTTCTTGATGACCTTGAGATTGATTTTGAAGACCTGATGAGTTCTGTACCACGCCAGTGTCCGCCAGAACCGGTGGGGTCAGAGGATCCGCTGTTTATCCTGTATACCTCAGGAACTACCGGAGCTCCAAAGGGGATTGTACATGCTGCAGGCGGGTACATGGTTGGGGCATATTATACAACCAAGTACGTCCTGACGCTGCAGGAGAATGATTTGTACTGGTGTACTGCTGATCCCGGGTGGATTACCGGACACACCTATGGGACATATGGGCCACTCCTTGTAGGAGGGACGATCTTCATGACCGAGTACACGCCTGATTATCCTGATCCCGGGGTTTGGTGGAGGCTTATTGAGGAGTACGGAGTCTCTATCTTTTACACTGCACCAACTGCAATCAGGATGTTTATGAAAGTCGGAAGTGAAATCCCTGACAAATCTGATCTTTCATCACTTCGGATCCTGGGGTCTGTTGGAGAACCTCTGAACCCTGAGGCTTTCGAGTGGTTTTATCATAATATCGGCAAGGATCACTGCCCGATACTTGATACCTGGTGGCAGACAGAGACCGGTATGCATATGATCACGACGATGGTGGGTGAGCCGATGAAACCCGGGTTTGCCGGAAAACCGATTCCCGGGATAGTAGCCGATGTGGTTAATGATGAAGGTGATCCGGTTCCGTCTGGAACAACCGGGTTCCTTGCCATAAAAGAGCCTTGGCCGTCGATGATGCAGATGGTCCACCAGAATGAAGAGCGTTACAGGGGATACTGGAATTTTGGTAAATACCATTATTACAGCACCAACGATCTGGCAGTAAAAGATGATGACGGGTACATCATGCTTCTTGGAAGGTCAGATGACATCATCATTGTTGCCGGGCATAATGTGGGAACAGCAGAAATAGAAAGTGCACTTGTTTCACACCAGTCTGTTGCCGAGGCAGCAGCAATCGGCAAGCCTGATGATCTCAAAGGCAACCTGATCAAAGCATTTGTCATATTGCGCAATGGAGTAATTCCAACTCCAAAGCTCATTCATGATCTCAAATATCATGTCAGGATGATGCTCGGCCCGATTTCTGTTCCCGCAGAACTTGAATTTGTCGAAACCCTTCCAAAGACACGAAGCGGAAAGATTATGCGGAGAGTCTTAAAGGCACGAGAGATGGGGATGGATCCGGGTGATGTCTCAACCCTGGAAGAATAA
- a CDS encoding TATA-box-binding protein yields MTGSPENSLRIENIVASAKISDSLNLPQIASSIKDAEYNKKRFPGVVIRMQDPKIAALVFGSGKVVLTGAKSMESLTRGLDILGELLRNLEIDITTELSYKVQNIVTSADLGAGINLNKIAVGFNLEKIEYEPEQFPGLVYRLDEPKVVVLLFGSGKLIITGGKEPEDARRAVLKIVDDLKGLGLL; encoded by the coding sequence ATGACTGGCAGTCCAGAGAACTCTTTGCGGATAGAAAATATTGTTGCATCCGCGAAGATTAGCGATTCCCTCAACCTGCCTCAGATCGCCTCCAGCATCAAGGATGCAGAGTATAATAAAAAACGCTTCCCGGGAGTTGTAATCAGGATGCAGGATCCAAAGATTGCAGCTTTGGTTTTTGGATCAGGAAAAGTTGTCCTTACCGGGGCAAAGAGCATGGAGAGCCTGACCCGGGGTCTTGATATTCTTGGTGAACTGCTACGCAATCTAGAGATTGATATTACAACCGAGCTGAGTTATAAAGTTCAGAATATTGTAACATCGGCAGATCTGGGCGCAGGAATTAATCTTAATAAGATAGCAGTGGGATTCAATCTTGAAAAGATTGAGTATGAACCTGAGCAATTTCCAGGGCTTGTATACCGGCTTGATGAGCCAAAAGTTGTTGTTCTGTTGTTTGGATCTGGTAAACTGATCATCACCGGCGGGAAAGAACCGGAAGATGCCAGACGAGCAGTCCTTAAGATTGTTGATGACCTTAAAGGTCTCGGCTTGCTCTAA
- the rpiA gene encoding ribose-5-phosphate isomerase RpiA, producing the protein MTKSGNGNPKENAGYKAAEYVRDGMIVGLGTGSTVAFTMDRLAERIKGGLRITGVPTSIQTAMKARERGIPLASLDDVSQIDLTIDGADQIDPSLMLIKGRGAAQVRERCVADASKRLIIVADSSKLCDQLSGPVPVEVIPFALGHVTRKLEQMGGVVVVRDGVKKDGPVLSDNGNIILDYHSGPIKDPQALESEINNIPGVVGCGIMAEFSDIMTVIVGENDDCRILGIKEE; encoded by the coding sequence ATGACGAAATCCGGGAATGGAAATCCGAAAGAGAATGCCGGATACAAGGCTGCCGAATATGTACGCGATGGTATGATAGTCGGGCTTGGAACCGGGTCAACTGTTGCGTTCACGATGGATCGCCTTGCAGAACGGATAAAAGGCGGTCTTCGGATCACCGGGGTTCCTACCTCGATTCAAACAGCAATGAAAGCCAGGGAAAGAGGAATTCCCCTGGCTTCACTAGATGATGTATCACAGATCGATCTCACCATTGATGGCGCTGACCAGATCGATCCATCACTGATGCTTATCAAAGGCCGGGGTGCAGCCCAGGTCAGGGAACGATGCGTTGCAGATGCATCAAAGCGCCTCATCATCGTCGCTGACTCCTCTAAACTCTGTGATCAGCTCTCAGGCCCGGTTCCTGTTGAGGTTATACCATTTGCACTCGGACATGTCACCCGAAAGCTCGAACAGATGGGTGGCGTTGTTGTAGTAAGAGACGGTGTTAAAAAAGACGGCCCGGTTCTTTCAGATAACGGAAACATCATTCTGGACTACCATTCAGGTCCTATCAAAGACCCACAGGCATTGGAATCAGAAATTAACAATATTCCTGGTGTCGTCGGGTGTGGTATTATGGCCGAATTTTCCGATATCATGACAGTCATCGTTGGTGAGAATGATGATTGCCGGATCCTGGGAATCAAAGAGGAGTAG
- the surE gene encoding 5'/3'-nucleotidase SurE, with the protein MVPRILLTNDDGVNSEGLWAAYDVLKDIAEVIVCAPATQQSAVGRSVSIFEPLRVNEISYNGVKAYSVGGKPTDSVILGLFALNLKPDMVVSGINIGENVSAEAITTSGTVGAALEAANQGIQAVAFSLQVEDQAEKFDNPKFPGSRFDGSKMVVRDVISRIFTQGFPKHTDVVNVNIPSVIKGGYEVTTLGERLFETGVEKRLDPRGKPYYWINGPLIEDAPDGTDVHAVRMGNISVTPITLDCTSYKATSCFGELFSGSPGQQT; encoded by the coding sequence ATGGTACCCCGCATCCTGCTGACCAACGATGATGGTGTTAATTCAGAAGGTCTCTGGGCAGCATACGACGTATTGAAAGATATTGCAGAAGTTATCGTCTGCGCCCCGGCAACACAGCAGAGTGCAGTTGGGAGGTCAGTCTCCATCTTTGAACCCCTCAGGGTTAACGAAATATCCTACAATGGAGTGAAGGCATACTCAGTCGGAGGAAAACCTACTGATTCGGTAATTCTCGGCCTTTTTGCTTTAAATCTTAAACCGGATATGGTGGTTTCCGGGATAAACATCGGTGAAAATGTTTCAGCAGAGGCAATAACTACATCCGGAACTGTTGGCGCTGCTCTGGAAGCAGCAAACCAGGGGATACAGGCAGTTGCATTTTCACTACAGGTAGAGGATCAGGCAGAGAAGTTTGACAATCCGAAGTTTCCAGGATCACGTTTTGATGGATCTAAGATGGTTGTCAGGGACGTCATTTCACGGATATTTACGCAGGGTTTCCCAAAGCACACCGATGTGGTCAATGTAAACATTCCATCAGTTATCAAAGGAGGGTACGAAGTGACTACTCTTGGAGAACGGCTCTTTGAGACTGGAGTGGAAAAACGACTTGACCCAAGGGGAAAACCGTATTACTGGATCAACGGACCTCTGATTGAGGACGCACCAGATGGAACTGATGTTCATGCAGTCAGAATGGGCAATATTTCTGTCACTCCGATAACTCTGGACTGCACCTCGTACAAGGCAACTTCCTGTTTTGGTGAACTCTTTTCAGGCAGCCCGGGCCAGCAGACTTAA
- a CDS encoding ATP-grasp domain-containing protein: protein MRVLLAEYASYHDPALAPEGEAMLRTLRDSFVRSGYEVEMPTPGADFADELRRLAPSCEEALVIAPDHLLARYTKIVEDLSRNIGCNSLAIAVCANKRRTADTLKAHGIDVPAEVTTGKRVIKEISGSGAVHMRLRDEEPGTGEFGQEFIKGEHFSVSMVGSRVVGEVCLYYTGEGPMILSLNRQNISIDPDGNFHYDGGETPVDHPRAQEIISTARKAATVLGCQGYIGVDLVVSADRIVVVDVNPRPTDSIVGIAAIMEEEIADIIVKASYGRSPDKVTLKGKATFGKDGAVTVSDRN, encoded by the coding sequence ATGAGAGTTCTCCTCGCAGAATATGCAAGTTATCATGATCCTGCCCTGGCACCAGAAGGTGAAGCGATGTTACGCACTCTACGTGACAGTTTTGTCCGGTCAGGATACGAGGTTGAAATGCCAACGCCAGGTGCCGATTTTGCGGATGAGCTTCGCCGACTGGCACCCTCATGCGAGGAAGCACTGGTTATTGCACCTGATCATCTGCTTGCACGGTATACGAAGATCGTTGAGGATCTGTCACGAAATATCGGGTGTAACTCTCTCGCGATTGCGGTCTGTGCAAATAAACGCCGGACAGCAGATACCCTCAAGGCCCATGGTATTGATGTCCCTGCAGAGGTCACAACAGGGAAACGGGTGATCAAGGAGATCTCCGGCTCCGGTGCGGTTCATATGAGACTTCGCGATGAGGAGCCCGGGACCGGAGAGTTTGGCCAGGAGTTCATCAAAGGCGAACATTTCTCTGTGAGTATGGTTGGCAGCAGGGTTGTTGGTGAGGTCTGTCTGTACTATACCGGTGAAGGGCCGATGATACTCTCACTAAACAGGCAGAATATTAGCATCGATCCAGACGGCAATTTTCACTATGACGGAGGAGAAACCCCGGTCGATCATCCACGGGCTCAGGAGATCATCAGCACTGCGAGAAAGGCAGCAACTGTCCTTGGATGTCAGGGATATATCGGGGTAGATCTTGTAGTTTCTGCTGACCGGATTGTTGTTGTTGACGTAAACCCACGCCCGACTGATAGTATTGTGGGTATCGCTGCAATCATGGAAGAAGAGATTGCCGATATCATTGTGAAAGCATCGTATGGAAGATCTCCTGATAAGGTGACACTTAAAGGAAAGGCAACATTTGGAAAGGATGGTGCGGTGACTGTCAGTGATCGGAATTGA
- a CDS encoding hydantoinase/oxoprolinase family protein, with product MIGIDVGGANLKVVDNDGVHIHYCPLWQEAPIKELLSPYAGSENAAVVMSGELADCFSSKQEGIGFIVSEVQTVFPDAIFYGMDGRFHTSAVPELAAANWLAMADMLKSRYPDAVLVDMGSTTTDIIPLNAFDSMIGQTDLTRLQQGYLVYCGLLRTNVATLIHNAEVSGINTPVSTEYFASTGDVYIALNRIEETLFSADTADRKGTDRTSCLRRLARVVCADLEEIGESGALDVARSVYNVQMNLIGSAVQKVVQSHNAEKIITVGIGSGLVAEWTGGRDLSADLGEYTDAMPAYAVKEKATSLSEADLL from the coding sequence GTGATCGGAATTGATGTTGGCGGGGCGAACCTGAAAGTCGTCGATAATGACGGTGTTCATATTCATTACTGTCCTCTCTGGCAGGAAGCACCAATTAAGGAATTACTTTCCCCATATGCCGGGTCAGAGAATGCAGCCGTAGTGATGAGTGGGGAGCTTGCAGACTGTTTTTCATCAAAGCAGGAAGGGATCGGGTTCATCGTTTCAGAAGTGCAGACCGTCTTCCCTGATGCTATCTTTTATGGTATGGATGGACGATTTCACACATCAGCAGTTCCGGAGCTTGCAGCTGCCAACTGGCTGGCCATGGCTGATATGCTCAAAAGCCGGTATCCTGATGCAGTGCTCGTTGATATGGGGAGCACAACAACTGACATCATCCCGCTCAATGCATTTGATTCAATGATTGGGCAGACCGATCTGACCCGTCTTCAGCAGGGATACCTGGTGTACTGTGGTCTGCTCAGGACCAATGTTGCCACATTGATTCATAATGCAGAAGTCAGCGGGATCAATACTCCTGTCAGTACTGAATATTTTGCATCAACCGGGGATGTGTATATTGCACTGAACCGGATTGAGGAAACTCTCTTTTCTGCTGATACTGCCGACCGGAAAGGAACTGACCGAACTTCCTGTTTAAGACGGCTTGCTCGTGTGGTCTGTGCTGATCTGGAAGAGATCGGAGAGAGCGGAGCACTTGATGTAGCCCGGTCTGTCTATAATGTCCAGATGAATCTGATTGGCAGTGCTGTTCAGAAGGTTGTCCAGTCCCACAATGCAGAAAAGATTATCACAGTAGGGATTGGTTCAGGGCTTGTTGCTGAATGGACTGGAGGAAGAGATCTATCAGCGGACCTTGGTGAATATACAGATGCTATGCCAGCGTATGCAGTTAAGGAAAAAGCAACATCTTTGAGTGAAGCAGATTTGTTGTGA
- a CDS encoding tetratricopeptide repeat protein, which produces MVKVESLFGFCLKVWRQDLILSVVLITIFMLFLLPCADAAPADVTPVHTYQTRAPVDYDQEVETGIKDYNTWVTAGEEQLRASKYQEALESFNKALVACNQGRIFGSDKARVLTGKGAAFLGLGRSKEALTAYSEAHDLDPLSTAAIMGQGNANTGLGQYDDALSAYNSILSQDQTNLSILIQKGNALSLQGRAQAAINVYKSVIKIDPANADAWAGEGKMLASLNRHKEAVEAYNLSVTYDPHNADTWTNYGKSLWILGQYQQSLDAYNKALAILPNDPSAQEGKTTVTGLMSRYQKAMSQASK; this is translated from the coding sequence ATGGTCAAGGTTGAGAGTTTGTTTGGTTTTTGCTTAAAAGTATGGCGTCAGGATCTAATCCTGTCAGTTGTCTTGATTACCATCTTCATGTTGTTTCTTTTGCCGTGTGCTGATGCAGCACCGGCTGATGTCACCCCGGTTCATACCTATCAGACTCGTGCTCCTGTTGATTATGATCAGGAGGTTGAGACAGGAATCAAGGATTATAATACATGGGTTACTGCCGGAGAAGAACAACTCAGAGCATCCAAGTACCAGGAGGCTCTTGAGTCTTTCAACAAAGCACTTGTCGCCTGTAATCAGGGTCGGATCTTTGGATCTGATAAGGCCCGGGTTCTCACCGGAAAAGGTGCAGCATTTCTTGGTCTTGGGAGATCAAAAGAGGCTTTGACTGCATATTCTGAAGCTCATGATCTGGATCCCCTGAGTACTGCTGCTATCATGGGGCAGGGTAATGCCAACACCGGACTTGGTCAGTATGATGATGCTCTTTCAGCTTACAATTCAATTCTCTCACAGGATCAAACCAATCTCTCGATCCTCATTCAAAAAGGGAATGCTCTCAGCCTCCAGGGGCGTGCACAGGCAGCCATCAATGTGTACAAGAGTGTTATTAAGATTGATCCAGCAAATGCAGATGCCTGGGCTGGTGAAGGAAAGATGCTTGCTTCCTTAAACCGTCACAAGGAGGCTGTTGAGGCGTACAATTTGTCTGTAACATATGATCCACATAATGCAGATACATGGACCAATTATGGAAAGAGTCTCTGGATTCTTGGTCAATATCAGCAGTCACTTGATGCGTACAACAAGGCACTGGCAATTCTTCCCAATGATCCGTCAGCACAAGAAGGAAAAACAACCGTAACCGGGCTCATGTCCCGGTACCAGAAGGCAATGTCACAGGCATCAAAATGA
- a CDS encoding HD domain-containing protein — protein MKTPDCPEVAGDFIRDAGVEEVRSFVLDRLHAHGAHGLDHTMRVTALCDRIGRKESADMKILISAALLHDIARPLEESDGIPHEEEGARIAEKFLPSLHYSHVQIQGVVHAILTHRYRSSRLPETLEAKILSDADKLDAMGAVGIARAFMTAGERGGEMQDAMDHIDDKLIKLKDLMYTKTGREIASERHRVLEKFREIYNTETRPMLQH, from the coding sequence ATGAAAACTCCAGATTGTCCTGAAGTGGCTGGAGATTTTATACGGGATGCAGGGGTAGAGGAAGTCCGGTCTTTTGTTTTGGATCGTCTTCATGCCCACGGAGCACATGGGCTTGACCACACAATGCGGGTCACTGCTCTTTGTGATCGTATTGGGAGAAAAGAGTCGGCAGATATGAAAATTCTCATCTCTGCAGCCCTTCTTCACGATATTGCCCGTCCTCTGGAAGAATCAGATGGCATTCCTCATGAGGAAGAAGGTGCGAGGATAGCAGAAAAATTTCTTCCATCTCTTCATTATTCACATGTTCAGATTCAGGGAGTAGTTCATGCAATCCTGACCCACCGGTACAGATCATCAAGACTGCCGGAGACTCTGGAAGCTAAGATTCTGTCTGATGCAGATAAACTCGATGCTATGGGAGCAGTGGGGATAGCCCGGGCGTTTATGACAGCCGGTGAGAGAGGCGGAGAGATGCAGGATGCCATGGATCATATCGATGATAAATTGATTAAGCTCAAGGATTTGATGTATACAAAAACCGGGAGAGAGATTGCTAGTGAGCGGCACCGGGTTCTTGAGAAATTTCGTGAGATCTATAATACAGAAACCCGGCCTATGTTACAACATTGA
- a CDS encoding ADP-ribosyltransferase family protein, whose amino-acid sequence MNVVDHETVEFTQKKQILQNDLSGLAYISRTDLSSKQKDSITQYKSNSTDYNVFLRNDDSIFQVNRTVYDIIANIDRAFELELSKIPFELELFRGIPYSVAENIVSNYAYLESGFISTTFDLMEAYNYSKFFQNSQHHESSPDGFIPILLILCEPGDKGIYLGNWEFEILLNRGQIWTVLSDKKYSLIRIIPEDGNINQIVELKSVRFIAIKRK is encoded by the coding sequence GTGAATGTTGTTGATCATGAGACTGTAGAATTTACGCAAAAAAAACAGATTCTACAAAACGATCTCTCAGGATTAGCATACATATCCCGTACTGATTTATCAAGTAAACAAAAGGATTCTATTACTCAATACAAGTCAAATTCAACAGACTACAACGTGTTTCTTCGCAACGATGACTCAATTTTTCAAGTAAATAGAACGGTTTATGATATTATCGCCAATATCGATAGGGCCTTCGAACTCGAACTGTCAAAGATACCATTTGAATTAGAACTTTTCAGGGGAATACCTTACAGTGTAGCAGAAAATATCGTTTCTAATTATGCATACCTTGAATCAGGGTTTATTTCAACAACTTTTGATTTAATGGAGGCATATAATTACTCTAAGTTTTTTCAAAATTCCCAACATCATGAATCATCTCCGGATGGATTTATTCCCATTTTACTCATTCTTTGTGAACCCGGAGATAAGGGGATATATTTAGGAAATTGGGAATTTGAAATATTACTTAATCGAGGACAAATATGGACTGTTTTATCAGATAAAAAATATTCATTAATTAGAATTATTCCAGAAGATGGAAATATAAATCAAATTGTTGAATTAAAGAGCGTTAGGTTTATTGCCATAAAACGAAAATAA
- a CDS encoding tetratricopeptide repeat protein gives MEFENINFIGSIFLFIAVFAQGTQSSLGHSNYFILAIVCLLLLSLYNGYYFRGTRSYQMALISLCFFLISVSLIIILQNIGAIIFIIWMIFTVWLGYEANRTPINTSNKYYIKGMESYKSKEYEVAIYRFNLALKHCPNNHDAYYGKGISLFKLNKINEAIEAFDAIIKFNPNYSKAYLGKAAALKKNNKLEEAKIEYKKYKSTSKK, from the coding sequence ATGGAATTTGAAAACATAAATTTTATTGGCTCAATTTTTTTATTCATAGCAGTCTTTGCCCAAGGCACCCAATCTTCACTAGGACATTCCAATTATTTCATTTTAGCAATTGTTTGCCTTTTATTACTCTCACTTTATAATGGATATTATTTTAGAGGAACAAGATCATATCAAATGGCGTTAATATCACTGTGTTTTTTTTTAATATCAGTAAGTTTAATCATTATTTTACAAAATATAGGTGCAATAATTTTCATAATCTGGATGATTTTTACCGTATGGTTGGGATATGAAGCCAATCGTACTCCAATTAACACATCAAATAAATATTACATAAAAGGTATGGAGAGTTATAAATCTAAAGAATATGAGGTCGCAATTTATCGATTCAACCTAGCATTAAAACATTGTCCTAATAATCATGATGCATATTATGGAAAAGGAATTTCTTTATTTAAATTGAATAAAATAAATGAAGCGATAGAAGCATTTGATGCAATCATTAAATTTAATCCGAACTATTCAAAAGCTTATTTAGGAAAAGCTGCCGCTTTGAAGAAAAACAATAAATTAGAAGAGGCAAAAATTGAATATAAAAAATATAAATCTACTTCTAAAAAATAA